The following are from one region of the Chloracidobacterium sp. genome:
- a CDS encoding chloramphenicol acetyltransferase, whose amino-acid sequence MFSRIDLETWPRRDTYFFFKDFADPFFNICANVDVTRVRSLCRQNKLSFSLACLFCSQRAANSVAEFRHRMLGGDVVEFDEIHATQTILNDDQTFSFCYFENAADVFEYDKAGSASRERYKQLRTFDVESDRIDLIYYSVIPWVSFTAFKHASRMDNRQTVPRIVFGKTFTDGNMVKMPVSVEGHHAVMDGIHVGRYFQALQHEMSNLGK is encoded by the coding sequence ATGTTTAGCCGTATTGACCTCGAAACCTGGCCGCGAAGAGATACTTATTTTTTTTTCAAAGACTTCGCTGACCCTTTCTTCAATATCTGCGCCAATGTCGATGTGACCCGTGTTCGCAGTCTCTGTCGTCAAAACAAACTCTCATTTTCATTGGCATGTTTGTTTTGTTCTCAACGTGCGGCAAACTCGGTTGCCGAGTTCAGGCATAGAATGCTCGGCGGCGACGTCGTCGAATTTGACGAGATACACGCCACCCAAACGATCCTCAACGACGATCAGACATTTTCATTCTGCTATTTTGAGAATGCGGCGGATGTCTTTGAATATGACAAAGCCGGAAGCGCGTCGCGCGAACGGTATAAACAACTGCGGACATTCGATGTCGAATCGGACCGGATCGACCTTATTTACTATTCTGTTATTCCCTGGGTCTCGTTCACCGCGTTCAAACATGCATCCAGAATGGACAATCGTCAGACGGTACCGCGGATCGTGTTTGGCAAGACGTTCACTGATGGCAATATGGTAAAGATGCCGGTTTCGGTCGAAGGGCATCATGCGGTGATGGATGGTATTCACGTCGGGCGATATTTCCAGGCTCTTCAGCACGAAATGTCGAACCTCGGCAAGTGA
- a CDS encoding NADH-quinone oxidoreductase subunit N, with protein MQLVDPNVNISIILPEMIVAVTGIIVMLYDSFFPRHRGVTGTISLLGLAASAVFLSMIWSADSGVPAMAWSGMIIHDNLRLSFSFVFLLVSALTILISTVWVDREDIAAGEYHALLMFATFGMMLMASGNDFVVIFLGLETLSIATYVMAGLRKGDLKSNESAMKYFILGSLASAFLLYGMALIYGAVGSTNISVIAANLADANFPALLLVGGAMMLVGFGFKIAAAPFHVWTPDVYEGAPSPITGFMAAGPKAAAFASFLRVFVIGLPLVAGAQAAGYLHDSWISALAIMAMITMTVGNVAAIMQNNIKRMLAYSSISHAGYALVGFVGAGMATTITGRDSAIAAVAFYMLTYAVANLGAFAVITLIGQKNDRRTEFEDYNGIGFKAPVLSFTLSLFMLSLFGLPLTAGFVGKVLVFRPALEAGSALLTVLVVVAVINTAISAYYYLRLIVVMFFKERTTDWLAPQIPTALAAVILITVLGVFYFGIFGDRVIEKFSEKIGPAVVNIR; from the coding sequence ATGCAATTGGTCGACCCTAACGTAAATATCTCAATCATCCTTCCCGAGATGATCGTCGCCGTTACGGGCATCATCGTGATGCTCTACGACAGTTTTTTTCCCCGGCATCGCGGGGTGACCGGCACGATCTCGCTTCTCGGTCTCGCTGCATCGGCGGTCTTTCTCTCGATGATCTGGTCCGCGGACAGCGGCGTTCCCGCGATGGCGTGGAGCGGGATGATCATTCACGATAATCTTCGTCTTAGCTTTTCATTCGTCTTCCTTCTCGTCTCGGCCCTTACGATACTTATCTCGACCGTTTGGGTCGATCGCGAAGACATTGCAGCAGGCGAATATCATGCGTTGTTGATGTTTGCGACGTTTGGGATGATGCTGATGGCCTCGGGTAATGACTTCGTGGTCATTTTCCTTGGTCTCGAAACGCTTTCGATCGCTACCTATGTGATGGCGGGATTGCGAAAGGGCGACCTCAAATCCAACGAATCTGCAATGAAATACTTCATTCTGGGTTCGCTTGCCTCCGCGTTCTTGCTTTACGGCATGGCTCTCATCTATGGCGCGGTCGGTTCGACAAATATCAGCGTCATCGCGGCCAATCTCGCTGACGCGAATTTCCCCGCCCTCTTGCTCGTCGGCGGGGCAATGATGTTGGTCGGCTTCGGCTTTAAGATCGCCGCTGCTCCGTTCCATGTTTGGACCCCGGACGTCTACGAGGGTGCCCCTTCGCCGATAACGGGCTTTATGGCCGCCGGGCCAAAGGCGGCCGCCTTTGCGTCATTCCTTCGCGTTTTTGTTATCGGATTGCCTCTCGTTGCCGGTGCGCAAGCAGCAGGATATTTGCATGATTCGTGGATATCGGCGCTTGCGATCATGGCGATGATCACAATGACGGTCGGCAACGTTGCGGCGATAATGCAGAACAACATTAAGCGGATGCTCGCTTACTCGTCGATATCGCATGCAGGCTATGCCTTGGTCGGATTCGTCGGAGCCGGAATGGCGACCACGATCACCGGCCGCGATTCGGCCATTGCGGCGGTGGCCTTCTACATGCTGACGTATGCGGTCGCCAATCTCGGTGCGTTTGCCGTGATCACACTGATCGGCCAAAAGAACGATCGACGGACCGAATTCGAAGACTATAACGGCATCGGTTTCAAAGCTCCGGTACTCTCATTCACCCTTTCGCTTTTCATGCTCAGCCTTTTCGGCTTGCCGCTCACGGCAGGTTTTGTCGGCAAAGTGCTTGTGTTCCGGCCCGCATTGGAAGCTGGAAGTGCTCTGCTGACCGTGTTGGTCGTCGTAGCCGTCATAAACACTGCCATTTCGGCATACTATTACCTTCGGTTAATTGTCGTGATGTTCTTCAAAGAGCGTACGACCGATTGGCTCGCCCCTCAGATCCCTACAGCGCTCGCCGCGGTCATCCTGATCACTGTCCTGGGCGTCTTTTATTTCGGCATCTTCGGCGACAGGGTGATCGAGAAATTCTCGGAAAAGATCGGGCCGGCAGTAGTGAATATCCGTTAG